One part of the Kwoniella dendrophila CBS 6074 chromosome 5, complete sequence genome encodes these proteins:
- a CDS encoding isoleucine-tRNA ligase, with protein MTFRAHDPSKPISIPTTEQDVMKYWQDIDAFKTSQKLSEGKPEYSFYDGPPFATGKPHYGHLLAGTIKDIVTRHAHSTGHHVERRFGWDTHGLPVEHEIDKTLNIKGKEDVMAMGIDKYNAACREIVMRYSGEWKSTVERMGRWIDFDTGYKTLDPTYMESVWWVFGQLWSKNQVYRGLRVMPYSTGCTTPLSNFEAGEDYRMTSDPAVTVTFPLVDDPSTSLLAWTTTPYTLPSNLALCVHPDFTYIKIYDFERDQNFILLESLLSTVYKELASGKKQDKDAKPKFKKVGQFVGKDMVGWRYIPMFDHFTEQFEDRAFRVISDTYVTDSSGTGIVHQAPAFGEDDHRIAVAHNIVRDDEIPPCPIDELGKFTSEVPEYEGKYVKDADSIIIKELQKKGRLIVRSDIMHSYPYCWRSGTPLLYRAIPSWFVRVANISDKLVKNNEKTRWVPANVGEGRFGGWIRNARDWNISRNRYWGTPIPLWVSEDYEEIVAVGSIAELEKLSGVTGIKDLHRESIDNITIPSQKGKGALRRIEEVFDCWFESGSMPYAQSHYPFENEQRFNKSFPADFVSEGIDQTRGWFYTLLVLGTHLYDTAPWKNLIVTGLVLAADGKKMSKKLKNYPDPMEVVNKYGADCVRLFLVNSPVVRADNLRFREEGVREILANVILKWINSLNFYLGQADLFERTNGEKFVYDHDAPKSSNVMDRWILATCQTLIQHVDTEMAAYRLYTVIPRLLDFIADLTNWYIRFNRTRLKGANGVEDTKAALNTLYEALFTLCLTMSSFTPFTSETVYQALRPSSPAPKDSTQDVRSIHFLPFPTVRQEYFDPVIERQVQRMRAVIDLGRLIRDRKTLPIKIPLKTLTIFHHDQEYLDDVKSLEAYISAELNVVNIVYTSDEQAVGIKYRATADWPTLGKKLRKDLGKVKSHLPKMSTEECKQFIKEGKVSVNGVELIVGDLVVTRFAEINTSENKFDSGSDNDVIIVLDIQKHPELESMALIRLLTSRVNKLRKEAGLIPSDKINIYYEFTSENEEDSIKKALTSSKDNEEYLLKQLGSIPIELSQKSENDQILQKEELKKSKDKDSEETAASEGDKFILSLSKQ; from the exons ATGACTTTTAGAGCTCACGACC CTTCCAAACCCATCTCTATCCCTACCACAGAGCAAGATGTCATGAAATATTGGCAAGACATTGATGCTTTCAAAACATCACAGAAACTCTCAGAAGGAAAACCTGAATACAGTTTCTATGATGGTCCTCCTTTCGCTACTGGTAAACCCCATTACGGTCATTTACTCGCTGGTACAATCAAG GATATCGTAACACGTCATGCACATTCAACGGGGCACCATGTAGAGAGAAGATTTGGATGGGATACACATGGATTACCTGTTGAacatgaaattgataaaactTTAAatattaaaggtaaagaagatgtcATGGCAATGGGAATTGATAAATATAATGCAGCATGTAGAGAAATCGTCATGAGATATTCTGGTGAATGGAAATCAACTGTAGAAAGAATGGGTAGATGGATTGATTTCGATACAGGATATAAAACTTTAGATCCAACTTATATGGAATCTGTTTGGTGGGTATTTGGTCAATTATGGtcaaaaaatcaagtttataGAGGTTTGAGAGTTATGCCTTATTCAACCGGTTGTACAACCCCATTATCAAATTTCGAAGCTGGTGAAGATTATAGAATGACTTCTGATCCTGCAG TTACCGTCACATTCCCCCTTGTTGACGACCCATCAACATCACTTCTCGCATGGACAACAACACCTTATACGCTCCCTTCCAATCTTGCACTTTGTGTACATCCAGATTTcacatatatcaaaatttacGATTTCGAACGTGATCAAAATTTCATCCTTTTAGAATCACTTCTTAGTACAGTTTACAAGGAATTAGCTTCGGGAAAGAAACAGGATAAAGATGCTAAACCCAAATTTAAGAAAGTTGGTCAATTCGTTGGTAAAGATATGGTTGGATGGAGATATATTCCAATGTTCGATCATTTCACTGAACAA TTCGAAGACAGAGCTTTCAGAGTTATTTCAGATACTTATGTGACCGATTCTTCCGGTACCGGTATCGTACATCAAGCTCCCGCTTTCGGTGAAGACGATCACAGAATCGCTGTAGCACACAACATTGttagagatgatgaaatccCACCTTGTCCTATTGATGAACTCGGTAAATTCACTTCGGAAGTACCAGAATATGAAGGAAAATACGTAAAA GATGCCGatagtatcatcatcaaagaattGCAGAAGAAAGGTCGACTTATCGTTAGATCAGACATCATGCATTCTTACCCATACTGTTGGAGATCAGGTACACCGCTTCTTTACCGAGCTATTCCATCTTGGTTTGTTCGAGTAGCCAACATTTCAGATAAACTCGTCAAGAACAACGAAAAGACAAGATGGGTACCTGCtaatgtaggtgaaggtagattTGGTGGATGGATCAGAAACGCTAGAGATTGGAATATCTCAAGAAACAGATATTGGGGTACTCCTATTCCTCTTTGGGTCAGTGAGGATTACGAAGAA ATCGTCGCTGTTGGTTCTATTGCTGAATTAGAGAAACTTTCCGGTGTAACTGGTATCAAAGATTTACATCGTGAAAGTATCGATAACATCACTATCCCTTcacaaaaaggaaaaggtgCACTCCGAAGAATTGAAGAAGTCTTTGATTGTTGGTTTGAATCAGGATC AATGCCTTACGCTCAATCACATTACCCCTTCGAGAATGAGCAAAGATTCAACAAATCTTTCCCTGCCGATTTCGTCTCCGAAGGTATTGATCAAACTAGAGGTTGGTTCTATACATTATTGGTACTTGGTACTCATCTTTACGATACCGCTCCCTGGAAGAACTTGATTGTAACAGGTCTTGTACTTGCTGC TGACGGAAAGAAAATGTCCAAAAAGCTCAAGAACTACCCTGATCCAATGGAAGTAGTCAACAAATACGGTGCCGATTGTGTTCGATTGTTCCTCGTCAACTCTCCAGTGGTAAGAGCCGATAACTTGCGATTcagagaagaaggtgtacGAGAAATTTTGGCCAACGTTATTCTCAAATGGATCAACTCGCTCAATTTCTACCTTGGTCAAGCTGATCTTTTCGAACGAACAAACGGAGAAAAATTCGTATACGATCACGATGCTCCTAAATCTTCTAACGTTATGGATAGGTGGATTTTAGCTACTTGTCAAACCCTCATCCAACACGTAGACACTGAAATGGCAG CCTACCGACTTTACACTGTCATTCCTCGATTACTCGATTTCATCGCCGATTTAACCAATTGGTACATCCGATTCAACCGAACTCGATTGAAGGGTGCCAACGGTGTTGAGGATACAAAAGCAGCATTAAATACTTTATACGAAGCTTTGTTCACATTGTGTTTAACCATG TCCTCTTTCACACCATTCACTTCAGAAACAGTCTACCAAGCTCTTCGACCCTCATCACCAGCACCTAAAGATTCTACACAAGATGTACGATCCATTCACTTCCTTCCATTCCCAACAGTCCGACAAGAATACTTTGACCCAGTCATTGAAAGACAAGTTCAACGTATGAGAGCAGTCATTGATCTTGGTCGATTAATCCGAGATCGAAAGACTTTACCTATTAAAATTCCTCTCAAAACACTCACTATCTTCCACCATGATCAAGAATACCTTGATGATGTCAAATCACTTGAAGCTTACATTTCAGCTGAATTAAACGTTGTCAACATCGTTTACACAAGTGATGAACAAGCCGTTGGAATCAAATATAGAGCTACCGCAGATTGGCCAACATTGGGTAAAAAATTaagaaaagatttaggtaaagtcAAGAGTCATTTACCAAAAATGTCTACAGAAGAATGTAAACAATttatcaaagaaggtaaagtatcAGTTAATGGCGTAGAATTGATCGTTGGTGATTTAGTTGTAACAAGATTCGCTGAAATTAATACATCAGAAAACAAATTTGATTCAGGATCAGATAATGATGTAATTATCGTATTAGATATTCAAAAACATCcagaattagaatcaatgGCTTTGATTAGATTATTAACTTCTAGAGTAAATAAATTAAGAAAGGAAGCTGGTTTAATTCCTTcagataaaatcaatatctaCTATGAATTTACTtcagaaaatgaagaagattcaatcaaaaaagCTTTAACGAGTagtaaagataatgaagaatatTTATTGAAACAATTAGGTTCAATCCCAATCGAATTATCTcaaaaatctgaaaatgatcaaattttACAGAAAGAGGAActgaaaaaatcaaaagataaagattctGAAGAAACTGCTGCTTCTGAAGGTGACAAGTTCATTTTAAGTTTATCAAAACAATAA